CATCCCCTTCACTCGCGTTGATCCCGTAGACAATCGCACGGCCAAAACCATGCAGCCCCTGGTTCTGGACCGGCTTCAACACATCCAATCGTTCCTGCAGTTTCATCAGGCACTCCCATGTCCCGTCCGTACTGCCATCGTCCACCACGATGATCTCGTGCGGGACGCCCTGTAACCGAAGTTCCAGGTGCAGATGCTCTACCGTGGAAGCGATGCAGCCTTCTTCATCCCGAGCCGGAATGACGATGGACAACAGTGAAAGCGGTTCACCGGAATTTCCGACAGGAGAATCTGAGATCATCAATTCAAGATGGGTGTGAATGCCATGGTTGTGTGAATACAACTAGAAATCGCGATCGCGGAGACCACTGCCGGGCCGCGAGATAAGCCATCGATGATATCAACTTCCACACCTCCGTTGAGCATCCGGCCGCCAAACGCTAACGGATCACCGTGGGATTACCCGACCCGTGACAGGATAATCGGTTCGGTCGCGGATCGTATTAATTCAACCAGTTCGGTGTCCATGAATTGGTAGTCATCGGGAATATCGAGGACGTGCATCTCGAGAAACTTCGTTTGACCAGGAAAATCCGCGAGCAATCGATTGCGATGCTTGTTCTCCATCACCAATACCAGGCCAGCCCAACCTAGGTCTTTTGCATTGATCGACCGGACCGCCGATCGACTCGTCCCACGTGATCGGACGCTCACTCGCGTGTCGTCTTGATAGATTTTCTCGGCGGTGGGGCTCCGCCACTGATTCATGCTGCAAACAAAAAGCACGTTCAATCGGTTCATGCTAACAAGTCTTCCAAAAACACGGACGGACATCAGTGCGTCGGCTCGACACCACAGACCAAAATCGGATCCAATGCAACCGCCAAAGCCTGCCAAGTAGTAAGGAGTCTAGAAACGATGAATTGGTTCGAAACGTTAACCGGCATCGCCGAGGAATCTCCTGAACAGGTTCGGGATCAACTTTCAATCCAGAACGAACGGATTGTATGCCCCAACGGGACCCGCTTGCCGTACGGACGATTGGAACTTCCAAAACTTTCGGAATTACGTAAACGAGTATCCCAACTGCCCACCGATGGCCGCACCCAAGTTCGCGAGTGTGTAGGCGATGCGAAGGCACTGCACGCTGACCCAGCCAACGCGAAAGCTCTGTTTCAAGTCGCGTCCCAGTTCAACTTATTGGAAATGGTCAGTCCGACCGTCACGCCCGAACGCGGCGTCGGCATCTATGAACACGATCACACCCAAGGTCCAACTTGTGCGATCGCATGCGGATCGGGAACGATCTATCGCAACTATTTCGCTCCGGTTCCTGTGACCGACGTCCATTCTGAAAAGTCGACGATCATCGGCCAGACGATCATCGGCCAATCGTCAAGCAACCAACTTGACTGCGTTGCCGATCTCGGACGGTCGCTGGGGAACAACAACGGCGAACTCTGGTCGATGCAGAATGGTTATCTGTTCCCTACCGATTCCGGGCTGGCTCAGATCACAGCAACTTTGCAATCCGCAACCGACGCCAAACTCGAGCAACTGCAAGGCGAACTGCGTATCGGGATGCAGTGGCAAACTCCGGTTACGCTGACCGGTGCGAATCACTTGGTCACGCAGGCCTATTGCTCGGCCTTGCCAGTCGCCTATGGGAACCAGCCTGTGGACGACTGGGCCGACTTTGCAAAACTGATCCTGGACGCTGCTTACGAATCCACCCTGTGCGCTGCTATCCAGAACGCCACCGAGACGGGTTCGAACAAGTTGTTCTTGACCCTGCTGGGCGGAGGCGTGTTTGGCAACCGGGACGAATGGATTATCTCTGCAATCAACCGAGCGATGACCAAGTACCGAGATCACAATCTCGACGTCGCGATTGTTTCGTACGCTCGATCACAACCGATCGTGGCTGACTTCGTTTCGCGATGGTGAACGACGATCAGGTCGAAGCAAAACCCGCGTTTGGTTTCGCATCGTCTTGGCCGCGTCCGTTGGCGAGTGGCTGACTGACACGGTTTGGCAAACTATCGGGAGAGTCAATGCGGATGTTTGCGTTTTGAAAACGTCTTAGCAACTGAATGGCATTGCAACTGTTGAGCTTCTCTAAAATCTGGGCTTGATGGCGAGCCGCATCGGTGAAGCCGAAACCAAACTTCGCACTGATCCCTTTTAGCGAATATCCTTCGCAAACATAGGGCAACACCTCAAGCTCCTTGGGCGTCAACGTCTCCATTTCCTGTTGCACACGTCGTCCCATCTCCGCCATCTGAATGGCCCGTGCGGACTCGCTGAAACCTCGTCGCACCAACGCAACGAGCGTGTCCCCATCCACCGGTTTTTCGAGCACGTCCAACGCCCCTAAACGCATCGCTTCCGTCGCGACCGGTATCGTGGTGGCTCCGGAAGCCAGGATCACGGGCAAACTTCGACCACGACTGATGATCTGTCTTTGCAACGCCGGGCCATCAAGCCCAGGCATATTGACATCAACAATCAAGCATCCAACTTGAATGGAGTCCAGCGATTCCAAGAAGCTTTGTGGGTGTGAGTTTTCTTCAACCAAAATATCCGCCTTCCGCAGAATCCGTGTCATCGCGGAGCGGTCTATCTCGTCGTCATCAACAATGTAGGCAGTGGGTGTGAGCATTTGCGGGGTGATTTTAAAGGAGGCACTCAATAAGGGAAAACCCTGACAGACTACTGAAGCGTTAACGACGTAGACCGGCAGCTAAACATTGGGACACTATGGGCTAATTAGCTTCGGATTTGCGCAAAACCAACGAAGAAATCACCCCACAAGACTCCAAACTAACGATTATCCGGACAGCATCGTCTTCTGAAATCTTTGTTCGTTTTATCTCACACGATCTTCAGGTAGGGCGTACATTTCGCATAGTGACACACCCGCACACGCCCTCTTAGCCACGCGTTCACAACGCCATGAAGTTCTTTTACTGGCAATGCTGTTTGGTACTGATCGCAGCCACCGTCTGGCTTGCACAACCAGTTCAATTCTCGCAGGCAATTCAGAGTTCTCAGGTGAGTCAGGGTTCCCTTACGTTGAGTGAAGAAGAAGCGTTTCCGATCACTTTCGGAGTCTCCATCGCGGGAGCCGAGTTCGGTTGCGAAGCCAATGACTTCTGCAACCAGAATCCAGGCCGGGTGAACCATCAATACATCTATCCCGGTCGCTCCACCATCGAACCATTGGCAGAGCGAGGACTTCGCTTAATGCGCATCCCCGTTCGATGGGAACGGCTGCAGCCCCGTTTGGGTGAAGAACTGGACGCCGACCAAATGCGTCGACTCGACGAAACCATCCAAGCGGTAAGCGACTCCGGCGGACTCGCTATCATCGACTTGCATAACTACGGCCGATACCGAACGGTCGGTCCCAGCGGAATCGTTGAACTCATCATCGATCAAAAAGTGGACAACACCGTGCTGGTTTCGCGGCACCATCTTGCCGACTTTTGGCGGCGAATCGCCCTACGATACAACGGCAATGCGAACGTGTTGGCGTATGCCCTGATGAACGAACCCCATGACATGGGCCAGTCCAAGTGGCAAGAAATTTCCCAGGAGTCCGTCGATTCCATTCGCACCGTCGACCGAGAAACCTGGATCTTAGTCGCAGGCGAGTCTTGGTCTTCGTCAGAGCGTTTTGAACAAGCGAACGGTCCCAAAGCCTGGATCACTGACGAGTCCGAGCGAATCGCATACGAAGCACATTGCTACCTGGATCAAGACGCCAGTGGCCACTATGTCCATTCCTTTGCACAAGAACTGAGCATGGACCGCAAGCTTTCAACCCGACCGGTCGAACGCCTCTTGCCGTTCATCAACTGGTGCAAACGAAACCAAGTCCAAGGCTTCGTTGGCGAATTCGGAGTACCAGTTCACGATCCCGACTGGAACGAACTGCTCTCGAAAATGTTGGAAACGATGAAACAGTCCGATCTGGCAGGCTGTTGCTGGGCCGCCGGTCCTTGGTGGAACGACTACCCGATGTCCGTCGAAGTTGATGGCAAGACAAGCGATTCCATCACGCTGCAACTACTTCGGCAGCAACGCTAACGCATAGCGTTTGCTGATACCGGGATCCCTGGTCCCAAGATTGACTTGGCGAAGCGTGAAGTGGCTTCGCTCCCTCTCGGGACGATCTGTCGCCGCGGTATTTTCAAGCCTCCGCCGGTCCCCAAAACATCGGTATTGTTCGGGGAAATCCAACATAACAGTGCGGCTGGATGTCATTTCCACCAACCCATTGAGGGCAGTGTCCAGAAAACCACGGCACCCCCACCCGGGGGCGGCCCTCGCTTGGATTATCCCCATAAGTGCAACATATTCGCATAAGGCCACCGCCAAACGCGACGTAGCTTTCAGTGAGTGATTGAACCAAGCCCCAATCGTCTGCCCAATTGAGCTCGTCATTAATGTCAGAATCAAGCAAACGCCTGATCCGCCACACTTCGATCGTGACCGCGGTCACGGCGACGGTCATCTACCTGACCTATCGTGGTCTATTCACGCTCAACCTTGATGGTATCTACGCGTCGGCTGCATCGATCTCGCTTTTTGTCGCGGAGGTCTATGGCTGCTTTCTGATGTTCCTGTACTTCTTCCAAATTTGGGAGTTGGTGGAACCAGAACCCGTGCCGCCTTTGGAAAACCGAAGCGTGGACGTCTACATCCCGACCTACAACGAAGATCCTGACCTGCTGCGCGGTACCATCTCGGCCGCATTGGCTCTTCACTACGAACACGAAACCTACGTTTTGGACGACGGCAACCGCCCAGCCGTAGAAGAATTGTGCCGGGAACTGGGCGCGACGTACATCAATCGCGACAGCAACCTGCACGCCAAGGCAGGCAACCTGAATCACGCGATGGAGATCACCGAAGGTGAGTTCGTGGTCATCTTCGACGCGGACCACGTGTCACGCCAGGACTTCATTACCCGCTTGCTGGGCTACTTCGACGACGACGAAATGGGCTTCGTCCAAACGCCGCACTCGTTCTATAACTTTGACAATTTCCATGGAACCCTGAATTACGGCAGCCAAACCTATTGGGAAGAAGGCGAGCTATTCTACAACGTCATCCAACCCGGTAAGAACTACTGGAATGGCGTTTCGTTTTGTGGCAGTGCTGCCATGTTCCGCCGCACGGCGCTCGAGGACGTGGGTTGCGTGGCCACCGAAACGATCACCGAAGACATGCATACCGGTTTACGGATG
The DNA window shown above is from Neorhodopirellula lusitana and carries:
- a CDS encoding low molecular weight protein tyrosine phosphatase family protein, producing the protein MNRLNVLFVCSMNQWRSPTAEKIYQDDTRVSVRSRGTSRSAVRSINAKDLGWAGLVLVMENKHRNRLLADFPGQTKFLEMHVLDIPDDYQFMDTELVELIRSATEPIILSRVG
- a CDS encoding response regulator transcription factor; the encoded protein is MLTPTAYIVDDDEIDRSAMTRILRKADILVEENSHPQSFLESLDSIQVGCLIVDVNMPGLDGPALQRQIISRGRSLPVILASGATTIPVATEAMRLGALDVLEKPVDGDTLVALVRRGFSESARAIQMAEMGRRVQQEMETLTPKELEVLPYVCEGYSLKGISAKFGFGFTDAARHQAQILEKLNSCNAIQLLRRFQNANIRIDSPDSLPNRVSQPLANGRGQDDAKPNAGFAST
- a CDS encoding glycoside hydrolase family 5 protein: MSQGSLTLSEEEAFPITFGVSIAGAEFGCEANDFCNQNPGRVNHQYIYPGRSTIEPLAERGLRLMRIPVRWERLQPRLGEELDADQMRRLDETIQAVSDSGGLAIIDLHNYGRYRTVGPSGIVELIIDQKVDNTVLVSRHHLADFWRRIALRYNGNANVLAYALMNEPHDMGQSKWQEISQESVDSIRTVDRETWILVAGESWSSSERFEQANGPKAWITDESERIAYEAHCYLDQDASGHYVHSFAQELSMDRKLSTRPVERLLPFINWCKRNQVQGFVGEFGVPVHDPDWNELLSKMLETMKQSDLAGCCWAAGPWWNDYPMSVEVDGKTSDSITLQLLRQQR